A stretch of DNA from Paraburkholderia flava:
GTGTTCTTCCGCGAGATGTCCCCGGAAGCGGCGCCCGGCGGCGGCGCGGATGGTCCGATCGGCGCGCTCGGCGTACCGCTGACACCTGAGCGTTCGATTGCGGTCGACCCTTCGTCGATTCCGCTCGGTACGCCGGTGTTTCTGCAGACCACGCGGCCACTGACCAATCAACCGATGAATCGCCTCGTGTTCGCCCAGGATACCGGCTCGGCGATCAAGGGCGGCGTGCGTGCCGATTACTTCTGGGGACTCGGCGACGATGCGGGCGACCTGGCCGGCAAGATGAAACAGGCCGGCCGGATGTGGTTGCTGTTGCCTCGCTCGTGATGTGACTCGGCGCGACGTGGTGCATGAGCTTCAGGCGTTCTTGTTGCGCTTGTCGATCACGCGTCTTGCCTTGCCCACCGATCGTTCGATCCCGTTGACCGCCAGAATGTTGACCACCGCGCTTACGCCGATCAGTGACTTGATGTCGTAAGTGAGCGCGTGCCGGGCCGTGTCGAGCGCGGCGGTGTCGGGCGCGGTTTCCGGACATGGCTCGACGTTCAGCGTCAGCACGTCCAGCGGACCTTCCTTCGTCAGCACGATCTGATAGTGCGGCGCGAGTGCGTGCTGCTTCAATAGCAGCTCTTCGATCTGCGTCGGGAACACGTTCACGCCGCGCACGATCATCATGTCGTCCGAGCGGCCGGTGATCTTTTCCATCCGACGCATCGTGCGCGCAGTGCCCGGCAGCAGACGCGTCAGATCGCGCGTGCGATAGCGGACGATCGGCAGCGCTTCCTTGGTCAGCGACGTGAACACCAGTTCGCCGAGTTCGCCGTCGGGCAATACCTCACCCGTGTCGGGATCGATCACTTCGGGATAAAAGTGGTCTTCCCAGATGGTCGGACCGTCCTTGGTCTCCACGCATTCCGATGCGACTCCCGGCCCGATCACTTCCGACAGACCGTAGATGTCGACCGCATCGATGCCCATCCGCTGTTCGATCGCGCGGCGCATGTCGTTGGTCCACGGCTCCGCGCCGAAGATGCCGGTGCGCAGCGAGCACGTTGCCGGGTCGATGCCCTGGCGTTCGAGTTCGTCGGCAATCGACAGCATGTAGCTCGGCGTCACCATGATGATGTCGGGCCGGAAATCCTGGATCAGCTGCACCTGCTTCTCGGTCTGGCCGCCGCCGAACGGAATGACCGTGAGGCCTGCGCGTTCCGCGCCGTAGTGCGCACCGAGGCCGCCGGTGAAGAGGCCGTAGCCGTAGCTGATGTGCACCTTGTCGCCTGCACGTGCGCCCGCCGCGCGGATCGAACGTGCGACGAGGTTGGCCCATGTGTCGATGTCGCGTGCGGTGTAACCGACGACCGTCGGCTTGCCGGTCGTACCCGACGACGCGTGAATGCGTGAGATACGCTCCTGCGGCACCGCGAACATCCCAAACGGGTAGTTGTCGCGCAGATCTTTTTTCGTCGTGAACGGGAAACGCGACAGATCGGCGAGCGAATGCAACTCCGACGGATGCACGCCAGCCTCGTCGAATTTGCTTCGATACACCGGCGAGTTTTCGTAGGCGTGCGCGAGCGACCATTTCAGTCGTTCGAGCTGCAGCGCGGCGAGCTCGTCGCGGCTCGCCGTTTCGATCGGCTCGAGCGGGAGCGGGGTGGTCATCGATGTCTCCTTCTTTTTTATCGGAACGCGGTGCGGGCGACTAGCTTTCCTGCGATGGAATCACGGTGCCGCGAATTTGAGCGGACTTGCCGCGGAACATTGCGACGACTTCACGGGCCCGGTTGGTCACACGAATATCGTAGATGCCGTTGCGCCCGCTCAATGTCTGCTCGACCGCTTCTGCAGTCAGCATGTCGCCGCCCGACACCGGGCGCAGGAATTCGATCGAACAACCGGACGCGACCGTATTGATGTTGTACGAGTTGCACGCGAACGCGAAGGTGGAATCGGCGAGCGTGAAGATCAGGCCGCCGTGGCAGATCTCGTGACCGTTCAGGAAGTCGCTGCGCACCGTCATCTGCATGCGCGCATAGCCGGGGCGTACTTCTTGCAGTTCCATGCCGAGCGCGCGGCTGCAGCGGTCGGCGTCGTACATGGTCTGCGCGGTGGCGCGCGCGAGTTCGTCGGGTGTCATCGCGGAAGGGTCTTGGGTTTGCGTCGACATGTCAGCGTCCTTCGAAGCGCGGCGCGCGTTTTTCGACGAAGGCCTGCACGCCTTCCGCGTAGTCGTGCGACGCACCGAGTTCGCGCTGCAGATCGCGTTCGAGATCGAGTTGCTCGTCGAGCGTGTTCGTCGCACCCGCGCGCAACGCGCGCTTGATCGCGGCGATCGCGCGGGTGGGTTGCTGCGCGAGCTGGGTGGCGAGTTGGGCGGCTGTTGCGGAGAGTTCTGCATCGTCTACCGCGCGCCAGATCATGCCCCAGCGTTCGGCCTTTTCCGCATCGAGTTTCTCGCCGGTGAGCGCGAGTCCGAGTGCGCGCGCCATCCCGACGCGTTGCGGAAGAAACCACGTACCGCCCGAGTCGGGCACGAGGCCGATCTTCACGAACGCCTGAATGAAATTCGCGGAGCGTGCGGCGACGACCAGGTCGCATGCGAGCGCGAGGTTGGCGCCCGCGCCGGCGGCGGTGCCGTTCACTGCGGCGATCACCGGTAGCGGCAGCGCTTGCAGACGCCGGATCAGCGGATTGAAATGCGCGTCGATCAGATCGCCGAGATCGGTCATCGCGCCTGGCGTGAAGTCGAGATCCGCGAGATCCTGGCCCGCACAGAAGCCACGGCCCGCACCGGTGAGGATGAGCGCGCGGGTGCCTGCTGCTTCGACCTGGTCGAGCGCTTCGGCGAGTTCGCCATGCATCGCACGGGTGAAACTGTTGAGCTTGTCCGGGCGATTCAGCGTGACGGTCGCGACGCGCGTCGATGTGTCGATGGCGACCTGGATCGTTTCGTAGGGCATGTTTTTGTCTTCTCCTCGGCGGGGCGTGTGCGCGTTGTTCAGACTCGTTCGATCACGAGCGCGATGCCCTGGCCGACGCCGATGCACATCGTGCACAGCGCGAAGCGGCCGTTGCTGCGCTCCAGTTGATACAGCGCGGTCGTGACGAGCCGTGCGCCCGATGCGCCGAGCGGATGCCCCAACGCGATGGCACCGCCGTTCGGATTGACGCGCGGATCGTCGTCGCGCAAACCGAGCGCGCGCAGCACGGCAAGCCCCTGCGATGCGAACGCTTCGTTCAGTTCAATGACGTCGAACTGCTCGAGCTTCATGTTCAGCTGGGCCAGCAGCTTTTGCGTTGCGGGCGCGGGGCCGATGCCCATGATGCGCGGTTCGACCCCGGCTGTCGCCATGCCGAGCACGCGAGCGCGGCGGCGCAGGCCGTATTGGTCAGTCGCCGCGTCATTCGCGAGCAGCAGAGCGCATGCGCCATCGTTCACGCCGGACGCGTTGCCGGCCGTCACGGTGCCGTCGGCGCGCACGATGCTCTTTAGCTTCGCGAGCGCGTCGAGCGACGTTTCGCGCGGATGCTCGTCGAGCGTGACGCGTAGCGGGTCGCCTTTTTTCTGCGCGATCTCGACAGCAACGATCTCTTCGGCGAGCCGGCCTTCGCGCTGCGCCGCTGCCGCTTTCTGCTGACTGCGCATCGCGAACGCGTCCTGATCGGCCCGCGAAACACCGAATTCGACCGCGACGTTTTCCGCGGTTTCGGGCATCGAATCGATGCCGTAGTCGCGTTTCATCAGCGGATTGACGAAGCGCCAACCGATGGTCGTATCGTGAATGTCGGCCTGACGCGAGAAAGCGGACGTCGCCTTGCCCATCACGAACGGTGCGCGCGTCATGCTTTCGACACCGCCCGCGATCATCAGACGCGCTTCGCCGGCCTTGATCGCGCGTGCGGCTGTGCCGATCGCGTCCATGCCGGAGCCGCACAGGCGGTTGATCGTGGCTCCTGGCACGTCGATCGGCAAGCCGGCCAGCAACGTGGACATCCGCGCGACGTTGCGGTTGTCTTCGCCTGCCTGGTTCGCGCAACCATAGATGACGTCGTCGAGCGTGCGCCAGTCGACGCCAGGGTTGCGCGCGGCCAGCGCCTTGAGCGGGACGGCGCCGAGGTCGTCGGCGCGCACGTCTTTCAGGGCGCCGCCGTAGCGGCCGAACGGGGTGCGAATCGCATCGCAGATAAAGGCGTCGGTCATGTCGTGTTCCTGCGTCGAGCCAGGTGACGGTAGTCGTTCATCAGGCTCATGTTATTCGGAGGGCTGCCCGGGTTCCATCCGGCCAAACGGCATAGTCTGTCCGGCCGACTTATGCCGATGCCGACACCGGTTCAACATGGACGCGACTCTGAACGACACGGAAACGGCTCGCGACGAAGGCGGCATCGGCAAGCGCGGCATTCGCGGCGGGGTTTGCACCGGTGCCGTGAAAGTCGGAGAACGCAGCAGACTGATTGACGAAAACGCCGCCGGTCAGATTGATCGACAACGCAACGCCGCCGCGAACCGATGCTTCATGTGCGGCTTCGATGACGGCATCGTCGGTGCTGTAAACCGATAGCGTCAGGGCGCCGTGTTCGGCGGCGATCGAGCCGGCGAGGTCGAGCGATTGAGCGGTGGAATCGGTGGCGATGACGAACGAGATCGGGCCGAACCATTCGCGCGTGAACTGGCTGGCGTCGGTGGCGGCGTCGAGCTTCAGCACGAGCGGCGTGCGGACGCGCGCGCCGACGAAGGCCGGGTGTTCGAGCTCATGGCTGTCGACCAGGACGGTGCCGAGCTTGCGGGCTTCGTCGATGCGGTGCGTGACACCGTCGTTCTGGATCGCGCCGAGCAGCTCGACGGCACGGGCTGGGTCCGCGACCAGCTTCTGCACCGCGCCAGCGATCGCATCGGCGACTGCGTCGAAGCCGAGCACACCTTCGGGTGTGCGGATGCCGTCGTGCGGGACGTAGATGTTTTGCGGCGCGGTACACATCTGGCCCGAGTACAGCGCAAGCGAGAAAGCGATATTGCGCGCGACTGCCTTGATGTCGTCGGCCGAGTCGATGACGATCTGGTTGACGCCGGCTTTCTCGGTGAAGACCTGCGCCTGGTGCGCATGGCGTTCGAGCCAGGTGCCGTTCTGCGTGCTGCCGGTGAAATCGATGAGTTTGATTTGCGGACGCAGCGCGAGATCCTGGACGAGCGCGCCGTCATTAGGTTCGGTCGCGAGAAGCGTCACGACGTTCGGATCGAAACCGGCTTCGCGCAGGACATCGCGTGCGATGCGGACGGTGACCGCAAGCGGCAGGATCGCGCCCGGATGCGGCTTGACGATCACCGTGTTGCCCGTGGCCAGATCGGCGAAGAGGCCGGGATAGCTGTTCCACGTCGGGAATGTGCAGCAACCGAGGACAAGGCCGGTGCCGCGCGGCACGACCGTGTAGCGCTTTTTCATCGCGAGCGGCGGGTTTTTGCCTTGCGGCTTTTCCCAGTGTGCGTTCGTCGGCACCCGGCGCAGCTGGTCCCACGCGTAGGCGATGGCTTCGAGCGCGCGGTCCTGTGCATGAGGGCCGCCAGCCTGAAACGCCATCATGAATGCCTGACCAGTCGTGTGCATCACGCTGTAACCGATCTCGAAGCTTGCGCGATTCACGCGCGAAAGAATTTCGAGACATACGCCGGCCCATGCTTGCGGGCCAGCCGCGCGCCATGTGCGCTGCGCATGCTCGGCGGCTGCGATCAGCGTGTTGGGATCGGCTTTCGGGTAGCGGATGCCGAGCGGAAAGCCGAAGGGGGAGACTTCCGCGCCGATGGTTTCGTCGGTGCCGGGCTGGTCGAGTTCGAAGGGCTTGTCCAGATGGGCTTTGAACGCCGCTTCGCCGTCCGCATTCGCGGTTTCCCCGTACACTTTCGGACTGGGCATTTCGGCGAACGGGCTCCAGTAGCCGCGCGTTTCGATGGCGGCGAGCGCCTTGTGCAACGTGTCTTCGTGTTTCGTGAACAGAGGATGGGTCATGACAGAAGGAATGCTGAACAGGAGTTTGGGGAAGTCTTGCCGAATAATTAACCGACCGGTTGGTTGGCAAATGTTAGCATCGATTGAATAGCCTGCGCGAAGTGTTTTTCGTGCGCGTTCTCGTTCACTTATACAAATCAAGGAGCACTCATGACGTACGAAAACATCCTGGTCGAGACCCGCGGTCGCGTCGGCCTGGTGACGTTGAATCGTCCGAAGGCGTTGAACGCGCTGAACGATGCGTTGATGGACGAGCTGGGCACCGCGCTCAAGGCCTTCGATGCCGACGACAATATTGGCGCGATCGTTGTGACCGGTAGCGAGAAGGCGTTTGCTGCGGGCGCGGATATCGGAATGATGGCGACCTACAGCTACATGGACGTGTACAAGGGTGACTACATCACGCGCAATTGGGAGACGGTTCGGACGATTCGCAAACCGATCATTGCCGCGGTCGCGGGCTTCGCGCTGGGCGGCGGCTGCGAACTGGCGATGATGTGCGACATCATCCTCGCCGCGGACACGGCGAAGTTCGGCCAACCCGAAATCAAGCTCGGCATCATGCCGGGGGCGGGCGGCACTCAGCGTCTGCCGCGCGCTGTTTCGAAAGCGAAGGCGATGGATATGTGTCTGACCGCGCGCTTCATGGATGCCGCTGAGGCTGAGCGAGCGGGACTGGTGTCGCGGGTGATTCCGGCGGCGTCGCTGATCGATGAAGCTATTGCTGCCGCATCGACGATCGCAGAGTTTCCGCTGCCGGCGGTGATGATGGTGAAAGAGTCCGTGAATCGTGCCTACGAGAGCACGTTAGCCGAGGGCGTGCATTTCGAGCGCCGCCTGTTCCATTCGCTGTTCGCCACCGAGGATCAAAAAGAAGGGATGGCGGCGTTCGTCGAGAAGCGTAAGGCGGTCTTTAAGCATCGCTAGAAATAACGCTTGCAAGGCGCGGGGCAGGTGACTAGAATTGCGGACTTTCGCGCTTCGGTAAGCGGGGTGCGGAAGGCGGGAGAGCCAGCAATGGCGGGGATTTCCGGGCGGGCAGGTCAGCAGGAAGAAGTGATAAACCTGTTGACGAGCGAACGGAAAGTCTTCATAATCTCGTTTCTCTGCTGCATGGCGGCAGACGCGGAGTGAGCTGGTGGTGGTAGCGCTGGTTTGCGACGTGAACGATCTTTAAAAACTAACAGCCGATAAGTGTGGGCGCTCGATGGCAAGGCGAACTCTGGATGCAAGTCTGRAGCCGGCATAAGTATCGAGAGTCTCACACTAAAGTAAGTCAGGTTTTTGAATTTCAGGATTCAGGACCTGTCATCTTTGAGTGAGCGACCTGTCCGAGAGGACAGAAAACAGTAACAGGCATTGAACTGAAGAGTTTGATCCTGGCTCAGATTGAACGCTGGCGGCATGCCTTACACATGCAAGTCGAACGGCAGCACGGGAGCAATCCTGGTGGCGAGTGGCGAACGGGTGAGTAATACATCGGAACGTGTCCTGGAGTGGGGGATAGCCCGGCGAAAGCCGGATTAATACCGCATACGGCCGATGGCGGATTAGCTAGTTGGTGGGGTAAAGGCCTACCAAGGCGACGATCCGTAGCTGGTCTGAGAGGACGACCAGCCACACTGGGACTGAGACACGGCCCAGACTCCTACGGGAGGCAGCAGTGGGGAATTTTGGACAATGGGGGAAACCCTGATCCAGCAATGCCGCGTGTGTGAAGAAGGCCTTCGGGTTGTAAAGCACTTTTGTCCGGAAAGAAATCCTTTGGGCTAATACCCCGGGGGGATGACGGTACCGGAAGAATAAGCACCGGCTAACTACGTGCCAGCAGCCGCGGTAATACGTAGGGTGCAAGCGTTAATCGGAATTACTGGGCGTAAAGCGTGCGCAGGCGGTTCGCTAAGACCGATGTGAAATCCCCGGGCTTAACCTGGGAACTGCATTGGTGACTGGCGGGCTAGAGTATGGCAGAGGGGGGTAGAATTCCACGTGTAGCAGTGAAATGCGTAGAGATGTGGAGGAATACCGATGGCGAAGGCAGCCCCCTGGGCCAATACTGACGCTCATGCACGAAAGCGTGGGGAGCAAACAGGATTAGATACCCTGGTAGTCCACGCCCTAAACGATGTCAACTAGTTGTTGGGGATTCATTTCCTTAGTAACGTAGCTAACGCGTGAAGTTGACCGCCTGGGGAGTACGGTCGCAAGATTAAAACTCAAAGGAATTGACGGGGACCCGCACAAGCGGTGGATGATGTGGATTAATTCGATGCAACGCGAAAAACCTTACCTACCCTTGACATGTACGGAATCCTGCCGAGAGGTGGGAGTGCCCGAAAGGGAGCCGTAACACAGGTGCTGCATGGCTGTCGTCAGCTCGTGTCGTGAGATGTTGGGTTAAGTCCCGCAACGAGCGCAACCCTTGTCCCTAGTTGCTACGCAAGAGCACTC
This window harbors:
- the paaK gene encoding phenylacetate--CoA ligase PaaK gives rise to the protein MTTPLPLEPIETASRDELAALQLERLKWSLAHAYENSPVYRSKFDEAGVHPSELHSLADLSRFPFTTKKDLRDNYPFGMFAVPQERISRIHASSGTTGKPTVVGYTARDIDTWANLVARSIRAAGARAGDKVHISYGYGLFTGGLGAHYGAERAGLTVIPFGGGQTEKQVQLIQDFRPDIIMVTPSYMLSIADELERQGIDPATCSLRTGIFGAEPWTNDMRRAIEQRMGIDAVDIYGLSEVIGPGVASECVETKDGPTIWEDHFYPEVIDPDTGEVLPDGELGELVFTSLTKEALPIVRYRTRDLTRLLPGTARTMRRMEKITGRSDDMMIVRGVNVFPTQIEELLLKQHALAPHYQIVLTKEGPLDVLTLNVEPCPETAPDTAALDTARHALTYDIKSLIGVSAVVNILAVNGIERSVGKARRVIDKRNKNA
- the paaI gene encoding hydroxyphenylacetyl-CoA thioesterase PaaI; the protein is MSTQTQDPSAMTPDELARATAQTMYDADRCSRALGMELQEVRPGYARMQMTVRSDFLNGHEICHGGLIFTLADSTFAFACNSYNINTVASGCSIEFLRPVSGGDMLTAEAVEQTLSGRNGIYDIRVTNRAREVVAMFRGKSAQIRGTVIPSQES
- the paaG gene encoding 2-(1,2-epoxy-1,2-dihydrophenyl)acetyl-CoA isomerase PaaG; this encodes MPYETIQVAIDTSTRVATVTLNRPDKLNSFTRAMHGELAEALDQVEAAGTRALILTGAGRGFCAGQDLADLDFTPGAMTDLGDLIDAHFNPLIRRLQALPLPVIAAVNGTAAGAGANLALACDLVVAARSANFIQAFVKIGLVPDSGGTWFLPQRVGMARALGLALTGEKLDAEKAERWGMIWRAVDDAELSATAAQLATQLAQQPTRAIAAIKRALRAGATNTLDEQLDLERDLQRELGASHDYAEGVQAFVEKRAPRFEGR
- the pcaF gene encoding 3-oxoadipyl-CoA thiolase, with protein sequence MTDAFICDAIRTPFGRYGGALKDVRADDLGAVPLKALAARNPGVDWRTLDDVIYGCANQAGEDNRNVARMSTLLAGLPIDVPGATINRLCGSGMDAIGTAARAIKAGEARLMIAGGVESMTRAPFVMGKATSAFSRQADIHDTTIGWRFVNPLMKRDYGIDSMPETAENVAVEFGVSRADQDAFAMRSQQKAAAAQREGRLAEEIVAVEIAQKKGDPLRVTLDEHPRETSLDALAKLKSIVRADGTVTAGNASGVNDGACALLLANDAATDQYGLRRRARVLGMATAGVEPRIMGIGPAPATQKLLAQLNMKLEQFDVIELNEAFASQGLAVLRALGLRDDDPRVNPNGGAIALGHPLGASGARLVTTALYQLERSNGRFALCTMCIGVGQGIALVIERV
- the paaN gene encoding phenylacetic acid degradation protein PaaN is translated as MTHPLFTKHEDTLHKALAAIETRGYWSPFAEMPSPKVYGETANADGEAAFKAHLDKPFELDQPGTDETIGAEVSPFGFPLGIRYPKADPNTLIAAAEHAQRTWRAAGPQAWAGVCLEILSRVNRASFEIGYSVMHTTGQAFMMAFQAGGPHAQDRALEAIAYAWDQLRRVPTNAHWEKPQGKNPPLAMKKRYTVVPRGTGLVLGCCTFPTWNSYPGLFADLATGNTVIVKPHPGAILPLAVTVRIARDVLREAGFDPNVVTLLATEPNDGALVQDLALRPQIKLIDFTGSTQNGTWLERHAHQAQVFTEKAGVNQIVIDSADDIKAVARNIAFSLALYSGQMCTAPQNIYVPHDGIRTPEGVLGFDAVADAIAGAVQKLVADPARAVELLGAIQNDGVTHRIDEARKLGTVLVDSHELEHPAFVGARVRTPLVLKLDAATDASQFTREWFGPISFVIATDSTAQSLDLAGSIAAEHGALTLSVYSTDDAVIEAAHEASVRGGVALSINLTGGVFVNQSAAFSDFHGTGANPAANAALADAAFVASRFRVVQSRVHVEPVSASA
- a CDS encoding enoyl-CoA hydratase produces the protein MTYENILVETRGRVGLVTLNRPKALNALNDALMDELGTALKAFDADDNIGAIVVTGSEKAFAAGADIGMMATYSYMDVYKGDYITRNWETVRTIRKPIIAAVAGFALGGGCELAMMCDIILAADTAKFGQPEIKLGIMPGAGGTQRLPRAVSKAKAMDMCLTARFMDAAEAERAGLVSRVIPAASLIDEAIAAASTIAEFPLPAVMMVKESVNRAYESTLAEGVHFERRLFHSLFATEDQKEGMAAFVEKRKAVFKHR